tctcattttgcaCAAGTGgtaaaatcattattttttgaATGAGACTGTCCTCTTCAAACAACAGGTCAAGATTTTTGAACATACAACtgggtgtcatctgcatagcaatggaGGTCAATGTCATGTTGATGCATGATTTTCCCCAGGGGTAGTAAGTGTATAGTAAATAAGAGGGGGCCCAAAATAGATCCTTGGGGGATACCACAAAATAGAGGGCCACAAAAGGAAGAGGCGTCTCCAAACATTAAAGAGTAGGACCAGTTTGACAGATGGGAGATACGATCAGCCAATCCAGAGCCACATCACTGATGCCAATGTAgttcttcagacagctgattatGACATTATAGTCTGCTGTATCAAAGGCTGAGCTGAGGTTAAGGAGAATTAAAATGGAGTACAGGCCAGTATCAGATGTAAACAGCAGGTCATTGGTGACCTTGACCAAAGCGGTCTCAGTGCAGTGTAGGGAGCGGAAACCAGACTGAAATTTGCCAAACATTTGATGAGTTACCATTATTTCAAAGTGACATTGACTTTGGAAGTCTCATTAATTAAAACCTTTTCAACActatcatgcacacacacacacagatacactttAAACTCAGAGTTAAATCTTAAAATGCGAAAGCAACCTCATAGAAATGGACCTCATCTATGTGCACCAGCATGTCGTGAGGAACAATCCCCTAAAGGATTAATAGTGGCTGCTCTATTACTTTCCACtctttatagttttttttttatccagacTAGTGGTCATTACTGGCTGACAGCAGTCTGTCGACATGTAGGCAGGAATCTTCTTAGCCTGCAGATTACACCaagccagtgtgtgtttctctccccCCACGTACCTGTGTAGTACAACATGTCAGTGAATGAAGTCATATTTTAACAGGGCACTACCAGAGGAATAGATTGCTATGCTGACTAACAGAATGACAGATGCTTTGAGTGTCTCACTGCTGAGTGACAGCAAACTGTCAGGTCTTTTGTGTGGCTGTGCTGCCgtcttttcatttcagatgcttgccagagagggagggacCCATCCATGCAGCCGCAGTTGAGTGAAAAGGCACCTAGGAGGCATCTTTGGGCTTGTCAGACACAAGAAATCTAATCCAGACAGCCAAGAATTGGAATTTGAATGAGAAACCCGAAAATAGCAGCTGTCTCTGCATAATTGGAACAAATGGAAGTTGGATatgcagcagaaaataaaacaagaaaacaactgGGATGTAACAGGACACTATTTGCTGACAGTTACAATAATCTGGGGAGAGCCGTGACACATGCAGGCTGTTGTTTGTAGCCAGGCAGCTTATAGTTtctgtcaaactgctgctgatctcTGATCTCGTAGGTCGTAATTATGTGGCCCCCTACtattcctcctccatcccttcctGCTGCCATCCTCCCCTACTCCTTTAAACCCCCTCTGGTATCCTAAGCAGCATTTAATTGTGAAAGGCTGAGCCGGGGAAGGAGTAATCAGATGAGAACAGAGGCAGGGGGAATCACGTGGATATACATTGGCTAACGGCAGATTAATAACACTAGTTCAGCTGCTCTCCCTGGCAAATAGGAGgtggggatggagggagaaagagagtgataggaaaggaaggaaaagagaggaaaagagagagttGCAAAGATAGATGATGATAAGGGGTTCTCAGATGAGAGCAGACTAAcagggagaagagacagagatggggagagaagagggaaattGAGAAAGGGAGTTAGAGCAGTGAGAGggagtgggaggaagaaagagcgaGGATAGGAGGCAGCGCAGCGCAGTGTGGAGGGGgtagagagacagggagagagagagagagagagagagagagagatgtagagACAGGAAGCCTCCACTGCTACTGAGCCAGTGAGacgcaggcaggcagagagagaagacggagagagagagaggccctCGGCATCTCCAAGGCCGGCCCAGTGAGGGGGTGAGGGGCTCAAGAGCACTACAACGGAGAGGATAGtgggaggagaagcagaaacagcGGGATAAGAAGAGGGGGAGAAGGCAGGGCGATAAAATCTGAAACGGGCTTTTGCAGGAAGAGGGGAGTGGGTGGGTGAGATCTGCGATGAGGAGGGGAAAAAGCAGATAAAAGTTTTGGAGACAGAGtcggagagggagagggaagggggAAAGAGACTGGAGATAGCGGATAGAGTCTATGTTAATGGAAAAGGTAGGCAGAGATTcatggaaaaagaggaggaagctctctgtgtctcaggagtcctcctgttcctcttctgcttctccttcctTCTGTGAGGCTGCCGGACATCCATCACCATGTTCTCTGACAGCAGGGCTCCAGCGCCTGGGGAGCAGAAAGGCTTCAAGCCTCACGCCCCCCACTTCATCCCCTGGCTGCGCAATAGCCTGAAGCCCCACCACAGCAGTGACCTGGGGCTCAATGGACTGTACAAATCCAGCTCCGAGGCCCCCAACAACCTTACCCCGCTGGAGAGAGCCAAAGGGATCGGGTTCTTCTCCATCCAGGGAAAGGACCGGGCGAAGAAGGGGGAGCTTCGGTGTAATGGCGTGGGGATGGCGAGAATGCTGCCAGTGGTGCTGAGGGGACACCACATCCTGCCAGGCAGTCTGGGGAAGCAGAGGGGGGACAGCCCTGCCAGGTGGAACCAGTCCCCAGAACTGAGCCCAGACCCAAACACGCAGACCAGTCCAGGGGACGGGACGCAGGttctgagcagcagctccacatctGCCCAGGACAATCAAACCTTTGCTGGGAATCACAGCAGTCACCTGAGCCCCCATTGGCCACAGACAAGCACCACAGTCAGGAAATATGGGCCACTAGTAGGaccccctcctgctcctgttcCTGAGGAGCCAAACTGTAAGGTGCCTGTTGTGGTGGGcatggaggacaggagggggaAGGTGTGGGACTACGCCAGCACCTACCGCCAGAGAGACTTCCATTCATCCAGCTGGCTGAGCTCAGATGCTCGGGGACTAACAGAGAGGCAGCATCGCTTCACCTCCAGCTTCAGCTACATCAAACAACAGAGCAGGAACTCCCAGAGCCAGAGAGACCTGACAGCGATGAGGGAACCACCCGTGGAGGGTTTCAACGGGCCTCTCAATGGAGTCATTTTCTCCACCGAGGTTCCCCAGAGTGGCCTGGGCTGCACCACAACTCTACGAGGCCCCAGAAAATCTAGACCCAGCCTTGAAAGAATCGGGATCCTGGGCCAGAACCAGACATGGGTCCAATACAGGCCAACCAGTGAAGGGGagccacagaggaaggaagcaggctgcagcaggaaggtCGTTCGAAACCAGATTAAACGAGTGGTGGACAACCTAGAGCAAGTTCTT
The Chaetodon auriga isolate fChaAug3 chromosome 3, fChaAug3.hap1, whole genome shotgun sequence DNA segment above includes these coding regions:
- the LOC143318294 gene encoding uncharacterized protein LOC143318294, giving the protein MFSDSRAPAPGEQKGFKPHAPHFIPWLRNSLKPHHSSDLGLNGLYKSSSEAPNNLTPLERAKGIGFFSIQGKDRAKKGELRCNGVGMARMLPVVLRGHHILPGSLGKQRGDSPARWNQSPELSPDPNTQTSPGDGTQVLSSSSTSAQDNQTFAGNHSSHLSPHWPQTSTTVRKYGPLVGPPPAPVPEEPNCKVPVVVGMEDRRGKVWDYASTYRQRDFHSSSWLSSDARGLTERQHRFTSSFSYIKQQSRNSQSQRDLTAMREPPVEGFNGPLNGVIFSTEVPQSGLGCTTTLRGPRKSRPSLERIGILGQNQTWVQYRPTSEGEPQRKEAGCSRKVVRNQIKRVVDNLEQVLRALRDVHQEMKEVVQQIDYLTSSIDLNEEEEEEEQRTAGGDGTKPLNDSSSSSGSSSSEVTVGSIHQRPLEPEDQPGTTESSGTLRRDHHSRSQSPPNALLCPVTSGLSSERSRNLRFTSSLGSPPRQGGNLPSSNPPQLQNPTPHDLALSPQRSLPVRPPTPGLSPLTVNLHHPNSPGSQPHSPGPSSSIRISPVFPPSPLSSKPQPPPTLSPSVIIEDKIRSYQTPQSDHPSAGELSPSLTQPPSASCPPTDSETQTVLNNDREPPSSAAGPTHGPSQVCTAHTATAKPPTAQGRRGRKPPPYPHHRPTEHTKKAREPRKAPPYPEKRRLLSTTV